CCAACGCAGGCCGTCGAGGCAGCGGGTGCGCAATGGCGTCCCGCTGCTCGCCCGGCGCGCGGGGGCGCCCGTGCTCACCCTGGAACTGGTCAACCGGCTCCGCGACGATGAGTAGGCGCGGCCGGCTGCTGCTGGACGTGAACGTCCTCATCGCCCTCTTCGCCGACTCGCACGTCCATCACGAGATCGCGCACGACTGGTTTGCCGATCACCACATGCGGGGGTGGGCCACGTGCCCGCTCACCGAGAACGGCTTCCTCCGAATCCTCAGCCACCCCGGGGCGGGCGTCGAGGCCGACCGCACCACGCTCGTCGCCAGCCTGCGGACGTTCTGCTCGAGCCCGCACCACGACTTCTGGCCCGATGC
This genomic window from Acidobacteriota bacterium contains:
- a CDS encoding VapC toxin family PIN domain ribonuclease; the encoded protein is MSRRGRLLLDVNVLIALFADSHVHHEIAHDWFADHHMRGWATCPLTENGFLRILSHPGAGVEADRTTLVASLRTFCSSPHHDFWPDAVSLRDASLFDASVVVSHRQLTDVYLLGLATRMDGTLATFDGSIPLRAVKGATRQHLAVITAT
- a CDS encoding CopG family transcriptional regulator; the protein is MRTTLDLELDVLQAAKEIARVRGTTTGQVVSELLRQALQRRPSRQRVRNGVPLLARRAGAPVLTLELVNRLRDDE